The region ACTCACTGCACTGGCGCAGTCGTAGCCTTGACCACGGCATTTGTTCACCGATATCACCTTACTTTCAATCAGTTTGATTACTTATTTTTTAATACCTGGAGCACTTTGATCAGTCACATTCTTGAAGCCCAAGAAACACATACTTAGCTTTCTAGTAGTAGATTTTTTTATGAATGAATTCTTGGGGGTTTACTGGCAAAATGATACaataattatattatatatatatatatatatatatatatatatatatatatatactgacaaAATTATACAATAattatattgtatatatatatatataaatagacaTTGATGACAGGCACATAGAGCTTGTGCAGTAAGTGTAGGTGAAGAGTAAGGATTGCGACTGGCTACACATTGGCACTGCAGAGCGTCAGCCAAGCAGGACCTGTCTGCCTGAGTGATTGGGCTAGGATCGGGAAGATACGCCAGTTGCCCCATAAAGCATGCATCTATGCACAAACGGGTTCCAGATTCACATACAAAACTCTGTGCAGGCATGCTCAGAATTGTACATCTTTGCCATGACTGGTGTGTTTAATGTCTCAGAAATCACATCAACATGGTATAATAAGATGGGCAGCTGGAAGCCTGTAGGTTATTTGTAATCACTGGTCAAGTAATCAATCAACTGATGAGGCCCCTTAATCTCAGATCTATGTAAATAAAACCAGAGATATGTGTTACACAGTGAATACATCTATTCATAATGGATGGTATGAAGTACAATAGGGATATTGCTATCTAAACGGAGCAGAGAAAAATAATGTTATTTTTtattactaggcaagtcagttaagaacaaattcttattttcaatgacagcctaggaacagtgggttaactgcctgttcaggggcagaacgacagatttgtaccttgtcagctcggggatttgaacttgcaacctttcggttactagtccaacgctctaaccactaggctacccatttACTACATTATAATAACCCTGGTGCTGTGGCATTGGGAGTGGTCTAAATCATGTTCCATCATGACAATCATGACAGTACTGTAACCCCAGTGATACACCCACAACAATGGCCAGCTAGAGTTCAGAGGGTTTAAATGACAACTCGTCATGCTCTGTGATGACATGGTATACAATGGCTCCATCTACTGTAGAAAGCGAGCTAATGCTTTTGAGGTTTAAGGCTGACTTGATTTGTTCCATTGTGCTGAAAAACATATACCAGTATTTACATGGTGGTGACATTGGCTGGTACAGTGTTATTACAGTatagatacacacagatacatcgTACATCATTAGACGAGCAAATAAACTTAAATTGACAGTTGGCCCAAACAGGCCACACTAAGTACTAATGTGTGCACACACTGTAATTATCCTGTACCTACCAATGTAAAAACATAGCAAATAGATCAGCTTTTAGTGTCCCTTAAAATGCATGATAAAGgttttgtataatttcagccagtagttttgaatgTAGTGTGTTCAGTAATTGTGTTCAACGTCATCCacttgtatgatatgttacctcCTGCAATTCGTACGATATGTGATGAATTCCAATTCGTACAATATACATTACACATTTGTAAGTGCTTAAGATCCCGTTGATTCTCTTTTAAAGTAAAGTGGGGACTTATTGTTCTCCTGTTGGGAATCTGATCCTCTGATACTGTGTGTCACAGTAGGACCACAACATACTCATTATCCTCACCCACATGTCATGTCCTTATACAATATTCAAGCGTGCactgccgttcaaaagtttggggtcacttagaaaagtccttgttttccatgaaaacagtAATGAAATGaattgcaaaatgaataggaaatgtagtcaagacgttgacaaggttataaataatgatttttaattgaaataatagtgtccttcaaactttgctttcgtcaaagagtCCTCcgtttgcagcaattacagccttgcagacctttggtaatctagttgtcaatttgttgaggtaatctgaagagatttcaccccatgcttcctgaaacacctcccacaaattggattggcttgatgggcacttcttacgtactaTACGGTCAAGCTGGTCCCACAAAAGCTCAATAGGGTTGAAATccagtgactgtgctggccactccattattgacagaataccagctgactgcttcttccctaaatagttattgcatagttttgagctgtgctttgggtcattgtcctgttgtaggaagAAATTGTCTCCAATTAAGCAccatccacagggtatggcatggcgttgcaaaatggagtgatggCCTTCCTCCTTCAAGATcgcttttaccctgtacaaatcccccactttaccaccaccaaagcaccaccagaccatcacattgcttccaccatgcttgaccaACGGTAtcaaaaaaaaagaaagtcctttgtttctggccattttgagcctgtaatcgaacccacaaatgctgatgctccaggtactcaacaagtctaaagaaggccagttttattgcttccttaagcaggacaacagtttttggctgtgcaaacataattgcaaaagggtttctatgatcaattagccttttaaaatgataaacttggattagataacacaacgtgccattggaacacaggagtgatggttgatgataatgggcctctgtacgcctatgtacagttgaagtcagaagtttacatacacttaggttggagtcattaaaaatgttattcaaccactccataaatttcttgttaacaaactatagttttggcaagtcagttaggacatctactttgtgcatgacacaagtcattttttccaacaattgtttacatacagattatttaaatgagtcactgtatcacaattccagtgggtcagacgtttacagacgctaagttgactgtgcctttaaagagcttggacaattccagaaaatgatgtcatggctttagaagcttctgataggctaattgacatcatttgagtcaattggaggtgtacctgtggatgtatttcaaggcctactgtcaaactcagtgcatctttgcttgacatcacggaAAAATCaaaacaagtctggttcattcttgggagcaatttccaaatgcctgaaggtaccacgttcatctgtacaaacaatagtatgacTATTGGGACcgcgcagccatcataccgctcagaaaggaaatgtgttctgtcttctagagatgaacgtactttggtgtgagaagtgcaaaccaatcccagaacaacagcaaaggaccttgtgaagatgctggaggaaacaggtacaaaagtatctatgtccacagtaaaatgagtccaatATCAACATAACTTgacaggccgctcagcaaggaagaagccactgctccaaatccacCATAAAAACAGGGACttatactaggattaaatatcaggaattgtgaaacactgagttgaaatgtatttggctaaggtgtatttaaacttccgacttcaactatagatattccattaaatattcgccgtttccagctacaatagtcatttacaacattaacaatgtctacactgtatttctgatcaattcgatgttattttaatggacaaaaaaaatttgcttttctttcaaaaacaaggacatatctaagtgaccccaaacttttgaacagtagtgtatatcgTCTACCCCATTTCCAAAAGAGGCATCATTGACAATAAAAACACATGTTCTACAGACACACTATCATCACTTTGGTTCTACTGTAGGCTTCCTTAGCCAAAACAATACTCATGAGGACAAATAATTTCAGTTCATATTTTTGGTACTCATTTTACAGTAACTCTTCTTCTAGTATTAAGTGTTATACCTTCAAGTACCTTACAGTGTGGTTTACAATTCAGCTAACACTACTACGAAGCTATTGATTTGTGAAGTGATACAGTGCTACAGAGAGTCACCCACAAGAACTGGCTTATTGTCCATGCTATTGTCCATGCTACAGTCCTGCAGACGCCCATACTCAAAGTCCAGAATCCCGTTGTGTAGTTGGCTCCTCTCGTTGGCGTTGTCAAAGCTGTTCTTGCCATGGATTTGTTTGAGGTGTTTGCGGAGCACGGGCTTGTGGGCAAACACCATGTCGCAGTAGTTACAGCGATGGGGCTTGTCTCCGCTGTGTAAGTTCAGGTGGTCCAGGAGAGAGCATTTCTGAGTGAAGGTCTTGCCACAGATCTTGCATTGAAAGGGCTTGATGCCAGCGTGGACCCGCATGTGACGGTGCAGGTTACCCTTCTGGGTGAACATCTTGCCACACAGCAGGCACATGAACATCTTGTGCATCTTGAGGTGGTTGGCGTAGTTCTCTAACTGGCGGAACACGCGGGCACACTTTGGGCACTGGTGGTACCACTGAAGGGATTTGTCTGAGTTTCGTAGGTGCCCCCCCAGATTGGGTCTCCCTGTGGCTGAGGTGGGTAGTGGAAGGGGGCTGAGTGGGTATCCTGGCATGGGTGGCATGGTCATTTCGCTAGCCCGGGTGTCCACTGTGGAGTTGATGAGGGAGTGCTGGGGCTCGGGGGAGTGTATCGACAATGGGGGGCTGGTCGGGAAGCGCACTGCGGTGGAGGTAGAGGGGCGTTCAGACATCTCAGACACCCGCTCACACACGGACTCCACCTTTACGATGGTGATGGGGCTCTCCTCGCCCTCACTCCTGTCTCGCTTCTGCCTCTGGGGAGGGGTCATCAGCTGAATtgtcacatcatcatcatcgtcttcatcatcctcctccaCCTCACAATGCACTACCTGTGCTTGGGGCAGCTCCTGTAGTCTCTGGGCATGAGAGGCTCTGAGAGTCTctccatcttcttcctcctcccgaGGCTGCTGTTTTACCTGGCAGGGTCGCGGCTGGATGAACTTCTTGAGAGCCTGGGTGCACTGCTCCACTACGTGGCCCATCTGGAGGAAGCTGGCCACAGTTAGGTAGTTGACCAGCTCTATCTCAGGCAACTCCAGGGTTCCCGTGTagcaggacaggagcagctgATGGCCTACCTCCGCCTCCTGGATCATGGAGATCTGGACCTCCCTCGTGGATGAGTCCTGCAGAAAGAACTGGTCCCGGAGGAAGGGAGATCCGGCTGCCAACACCACCTTGTGACCTGGGACCTAATTATAATATTGATAGAAAAACGTTATTTGTATAGCACAATTCATACAGAGACTGCAACTCAAGGTCATTTGCATAATACAATAATAACCAAAAtagattaaatagattttttaaaGACATGGTAAACAGTAAAAGCAGCATAGAATGCTTAAAAAGTGCAAAAACacttgattgattgatagatACGCACCTCCAGGTCATTGATGCGCACAGTGACGTCACAGAATCTGGTCTGGTGGCGGAGCAGGTTCATCTTCTGCAGCATGGAGTCTCCGAAGGTTCCGAAGTGGAACTGGAGGATCACCTGGTTCTGCTGCTGGGCCATGGACATGGTGGCTTACTGCAGCTGCCTGCAGGCCTGGTGGAAGAGAGCAGATACAATGGCAATACATTTGATAACAGGTATATATGGAAGATGCTGCAGTTTAAATGCATTTTATGACTTGTCATAAGCATATGACCCCCTTATATGGTATTATCATCTGAATGATCCTGACTTAATAACAGCCAGTTTGAGACAGTTGAATATGTAATAAATGCTCATAAGACATTATAAAGGCTCAAAGCATGAGGAGTACAACTTTTATTTGGATTTCTGAGCAATGCAGTATCATGTGAAGAAGTGCACAATTACTCAAAACTcatagtcaaatcaaatgtatttataaaatccttcttacatcagttgatatctgaaagtgctgtacagaaacccagcctaaaaccccaacagcaagcaatgcaggtgtagcagCAAGGtgcctaggaaaaactccctagagaggccagaacctaggaagaaacctagagaggaaccaggctatgaggggtggccagtcctcttctggctgtgccaggtagagactataacagaacatggccaagatgttgaccagcagggtcaaataatagtaatcacagtggttgtcgagggtgcaataAAGCAGTCCCAAACTTGACAAAATAAATATGAGCTCATGACATAACATATTACAAAATAGATAATTGAACAATAATGCTGTAATTATAAGTTATAAATCCAACATAGCAGGTACAAAAACAATATAAAAATCTCCAATCTCGCGTGGTAATATGAGGATTGTTATTAGGCTGCTGTGGAGAGGATATATAGCCTGGTTAACGCGCGACCCTTCGATAGCCTGCCTATTCGTTGGAAGACAAACTAATGTTTGATGAACATTAACAAAAAATGTTAGTCCCTTTGGAGTAAAATCTGACAAACACAGTAAAACGTCATTCATTGTCGTTTGGCCTAGCAAAATCAAATGTCTAGTTGGTGTTCATTTTCATCAAGAGAATCTGGATGCTGCTCTAAAACAGTGGCCATATTTCACCACTGTTAGCCGAATGTAAAGACAACGGCATTACAACATTTCAGCGCGAGAGAAAATATTCACCTATCGTCTATTGCCAATAGGAAAATCCCTCCACGAAATCTGGCTTTCACCCGGTAAAACCGATTTAGATGGATCTACTTTTCAATATAGAATCGTCTTCAAAAACAGTGCGGAAGAGTAGGGAGGGGCGCCACTCTCTCAACTAGAGCGGTCGAGAGGGATGCCTTTTTAAAGCGGTAGAGAGCCATTACAGCTGGTGGTCAGACTAACGGTGAGTGAGTGGTCCCAAGGACCTAAAGTTGTATCATAGTCCACATACGATGATTCCGGATAGTCCGACGTCCCATTGTGACATAGCCTCGCGGCTCTGAGAAGGGACGCACTGCCTGACTCACCTCCTCACCAAAATGGACAACCAACGCGTCTCCGGTATCCCACACAGCAAACTCGTTAAAAAAAACGTTGAAAAGACGATTTTGCCCGACGGTTAATATACCTTCGGTTTTGGTTGAAAGTGAACGTTGAAAAGACGTATGTTTCATGTCGTTGAAAAGACACCTATAAAAATACGTCCTTCTACGGGCGTTTCGGTTGAAAGTGaaagtttaaaatatatattttttagggcTTGTTTGAAAGACTTGCAAAGAGCATAATTTCAATGTACTTGTAGCCTATATACATGGACGCAGTAACGAAAAAAATTGTCTAATTATTTTCCATTAACAATCACACTACTCATTACATGACCTTTCTAAAAACTTTTGGCCACTACTgttggtgggggtgaagtgactatctgtaaccgatgtgaaatggctagctggttagcggtggtgcgtgctaatagcgtttcaaatcggtgacgtcactcgctctgagacctgaagtagttgttccccttgctctgcaagggctgtggcttttgtggcgcgatgggtaacgagACTGTGACCCGGCCTCGGCAGTCTTCGGAGGCTCTTGGAGAAACTTGGGTAAGCTCGAATCCTCTTGAGGACTTCTGAAGTTCATCAGATGCAAAGTGGGATCCTTGAGTGACTGCAATcagacctcttctccctcctacgTTCCCGAAACCATCAATGGAGCCGGATGGTTAAGGCGATGAGTGAGTCGAGATCCATCGGTAGTTCCCGGGCTGCAAGCTCGTCCCTTACCCCCGCCTTTAATCCGTGCAGGAACATGTTGAACAGCACTTCCGGGTTCCACGTACCCTCCGCTGTCAGCGTGCGGAACTCCAgcgcatagtctgccacactgagggagtcctgcCGAAGCTCGAGCAACTTCTGggttcatagtctgccacactgatgGAGTCCTGCagaagctggagtaacttccggGCAGCCTCACTTCCGGACACCGGAGCCTCAAAAACCTTTCTCACCTCCGCTACAAAACAACTGAAGCAGACGACAGATTGTTGCTCCCACAATGCCGTGGCCCAGGTGAGTCccctcccggacatcagcgtAATAATGTACGCCATCTTCGAGTGGTCTGAGGGGAAAGAAGAAGGCTGCAGCTCGAAAACGAGGGAGCACTGGGATATTAAGGTCCGGCAGGTTCTGGAATCTCCATTGTAAGCACTCCGGGGGAGGTAAGCGGGTTCCCGGGAAACTGGGGTGACAGTGCTGCTACCAGCCGagttactgaggggctgggaggttaccGCGGTGGTAGGCTGCCTAGTAGGCAACCCACGGAATTACTCACGCAAAGCATCCAATGCTAGGCCATGAAGTTTGGCCACGTCCTGGAACCCTTCCATCAGACCACAAAGCATCTCCTCGTGTCTACCAATGAGGGCTCCTTTGGAGGAGATGGCGTTgcggagctggtccaagtcttCTGGGTCAGtaatggccagttcgtactatcaggaATCTCTAAAATTGGTTCAGCCACAGTGATCCccaggttttcactccaaccacaCATCGTTGGGTGAGTACACATAAGCCTTTTCCTAATTATCTTCCAATTATCATCATCCCGGGGATTATGCCGTGGCCAGAACCCACAAGTTATAGTCCCTATTTTTCCACAGCTTCTGGAGTTGAGTGAGGCTCCATGTCCctcccaaaaaaaaaagattgagGTTGCCTCTCGTGCTTGTTCCGTTGAGCTATCTCCTTGTATCATCGCCgttccgctttcgctgcctctatctcctccttaCCCCGGCCTGCGTccagggtccttttccatccAGGATCTCCTTCGTCAtaatgatgagaccaaggcgcagcgtgagtagagttccacataatttGAATAAACTGAAACTCacctaacaaaacaacaaacaaccaaacgaaacgtgaagctacagATGTGCACTAAGGCTATACATAGACGAGATCCAACAACACAAAtgaggaaaatggctacctaaatatgatccccaatcagagacaacgataaaccgctgtctctgattgggaaccatgtcaggccaacatagacatacaaaaacccctagacatacaaaaaccctagacatacaaaaactagagtacccaccctagtcacgccctgacctaaccaaaatatatggAAAAACAGAGATAtcaaaggtcagggtgtgacagtatggCCATGTCCTTAAACCAGCTGAGATATTCAGTATCTCCATTATCCCTACCATTGGTGTATCCATTTTAGGTAAATGGATTAATAATTTGACTTACTCGCTACAAGCTCATATTAATTTGGCCTACAAGGGTTTTAGCCAGCTCTCCCTGGATGTCCAGAATATTAAGGCAGTTACAGCTAGGCAGTTTGACTTTGGATTACCTGCTGGCAGCACAGGGAGGCGAGTGTAAGGCCCTGGGACTGGACCTCGATGACGAATGCATAATGTTACTTCCTGACTCCTCCAATAACATGACCAAAATCCTGCTTGATATGTCTGAGCTCTCTAATACTCCCAACCCTACTGACGATGATGTTCTGACCAGCATGGGTAAATGGTTCACTGGGAACTTTGGAAATGTTATGGGCATCTTATCATTTGTAGTTCCTGTGTTGATATGCTTTTGCTGTGTTTTGATTTTTTGGTGTCTTGGTAAATGGGCAGTGAAGAATGGTATAATGGTTTTACCTGCCTCCTATGATGAATACTATGAGGCCACTGGTGTTGACCCCAACTATGACCCTCTTGCTCGCCCAACTGACCCAGAGGATGATTACTATACTACCTATGTATATGTGAATGGTTAAAAGTTCCAGATGTCTGACGGCGATCTCTGTACATGGTTATATGAGACTAGGTAGTTTCAACGGGGGGAATGTTGGAGGTTACCCTGGGGCTACACCAATGCCATGATTGCTCTATATATGTGATAACCTTTGTATGCTTGCAATGCGTAATGATGGAAAGGTATCGGGTAATGAAGATGTACTGCTTTAGTTCTCAGGCTGAGAACTGCCTGCACCTGCTGATGGTCATACAGCCTCAAGGCCGAGATGTTCCGAAAGTAGCAAAGGGCCTGAGACTACACAGGAGTGGTTGATGGCTTATAGTAGAATGAGAAATCACAGTCTAGACAGGTTTTTCACATCTTAGATACTTTGTATCTAATCCAATGCAACAATGTTAAGGTATGATTGATGGTAGGTTGTCCACACCAACTAGTATAAAGAGTGTTGTCTCCTGTTTCGCCACCTTTACTATAGACTACGGAGGTATTCTGTATGCGAAtctctgtctgcaattgcattttattactAAAGAGTTTTATACCAAGGTTCCTGTGTCTGTGTCATCTATCTGGAAGACTGATTGTTGAAGGAAACTTACATCACCCCATGCAAAGGACCACCCAACAAgagacccctctatccctctctctcaaccaCACAACTCAAGTCAGTCTTTGTTGCTGTAGTACAACGTTAACAGCATAAGGTAATAT is a window of Oncorhynchus keta strain PuntledgeMale-10-30-2019 chromosome 25, Oket_V2, whole genome shotgun sequence DNA encoding:
- the LOC118358156 gene encoding zinc finger and BTB domain-containing protein 26-like, with the translated sequence MSMAQQQNQVILQFHFGTFGDSMLQKMNLLRHQTRFCDVTVRINDLEVPGHKVVLAAGSPFLRDQFFLQDSSTREVQISMIQEAEVGHQLLLSCYTGTLELPEIELVNYLTVASFLQMGHVVEQCTQALKKFIQPRPCQVKQQPREEEEDGETLRASHAQRLQELPQAQVVHCEVEEDDEDDDDDVTIQLMTPPQRQKRDRSEGEESPITIVKVESVCERVSEMSERPSTSTAVRFPTSPPLSIHSPEPQHSLINSTVDTRASEMTMPPMPGYPLSPLPLPTSATGRPNLGGHLRNSDKSLQWYHQCPKCARVFRQLENYANHLKMHKMFMCLLCGKMFTQKGNLHRHMRVHAGIKPFQCKICGKTFTQKCSLLDHLNLHSGDKPHRCNYCDMVFAHKPVLRKHLKQIHGKNSFDNANERSQLHNGILDFEYGRLQDCSMDNSMDNKPVLVGDSL